The genomic segment ttgaatataaatatcTAAGAAAAGTACATTAAGTATCATCTTCATAGAAAAGACCCACATCATAATACCCTTATGTTATGTTTGGATAAGGCAATTTAAGAGAgtaattcatttatttgaagAATTTGATATAAAATGACTTGTTTtgatgagaaaattaaaaaaaaatgaaattgagaaATTTTAAGAAGATAtttcaaataactaaaataatataatttgaaattcacTCAAAAATGAGGAAAATGAACTCCacacattatggaattcctcTTTGGTCAGGATGAAAAAATTCTACAAGCTTACTCGACTTAAGCTTTAATATGCACCAACTCTTCTCGACCTTCGTCTTAAATTCTTATCTTGATGATTAACTCATCTTGATCTTTAGTCATGGTTATCTTGTCACGACCTTCGGTCAAGTTCGAGTTTTCTTGACCTTCGACTAGGATAAACTAATCTTAACATTTGGCTAAAGCAAACTAGTCTCAACTTTTGATCAGGACCGACTAGTCTTGACATTCGACTTGGACCAACTTAGCTCAACAACACAATGGTCCAGTTAATTCAGTTTGTGACGAAGGATGAACATAGTCAACTACGGCTAAGGGAATAAATGAGTGGACTTGGATCAAAAATCGAAACAAACCAATTCAGGCCCAAGATTAAACAGAATTAACCAAATCAAAGACAAATATTTCTAAGTAATTTAACTACtatgtattttaatttcttaaaattgttaaaattccTTATCCAAACATAAGATTAAGATACTTAAGTATATGCTTAACCAACAACAAATGCTTTTCCTATATGAACCATGTACCTACTCATGAGATTGATTAGTTTACAAAGTGTGGTCAAACACACAATTACACATACATTACGCTATATCACATTAGTATACactaaaaaaaaggaaaaataattaaataataattagtttaaagacaaaaagtaagttattattatattaattgtgtTATACACTgttttattaactaaaaattattaatgtctaaaataatttctattattaataaaaatttataattagtttttggatgaaatataaattgatctctaatattaaatacaatattttagctccaaattctaaattaattaatctttaattaataatagaaactaatacatatatttttgaaatgattttataattttattagtaGTGTTTTATAGTCTAGTACCTTAAAAGACTATTTGATGGAGAATACTTTGAGATACTCCTTCAACTAGAGATGCTCTCTAAGGTGTGTAAGACTATTTGATGGAGAATACTTTGAGGATACTCCTTCAACTAGAGATGCTCTCTTAAGGTGTGTTGATGAAACTCTTCAAAGAATGGACTCTATGTGAAATGATGAAGGTTACGGAAGCTATCAAAGATGAAGAGATTTTATTGTTAGTGTCGGATAGTCTTAGTAAAAGTTCTTCCAAGAAGTGAGACTAACCATGAAACAGAAGGTAAAAAAACCATGAAACAGAAggtaaaaaaaagtttagaGAAAGACATTTCATAAGGTGAAAACTAAGGAATAGTAGCCttgtaattttagaaaagtAACTCTCCATTCAACTTAGTTCTAAAAATTAGAATAGGGTTGCCCCTCCTTTTATAGGAGGTGGAGGAGGGAGGTAAAGTACAGAAGAGGAGCCCAAAGCATTTAACGGTTTCCAAAATGAAGTATTAAATTCTAAACGATTCGGGAAAAAGTGTTCTTAATCTTATGAAAACCAAGATAACTGCCAAATCACTTGCATCGTAAACTGCGCCTACAAGCTGCACACAGTTGATTTTTCATGATGTCTAGTTCTCCTGCGCAGGATAGTTTTGAGGATCATCTTCCTTCAATCTTGGATCAGTTTCAGGAGACGCTTTGGCCTCATTAATGCAAGTTTTAATCCAGGAATCATCAAAATTCTTAGCCTTGAGAATCTTACACAACTCATCAACACCATCCATATCCGTCTCTTCTTCGTAGTACTTCAGAAAAGCCCCAACAACTTCTGGTGAAAGATGCCATTCATCACCCTTGACTTCTGAAAGCGCAGCCTCCAAGTGCCTCAGAGCAGCATCCAATTGACGTTTCTCCAAGAAATACAACATGAACATTTCCTCAATCCTAAACAAAGGGCTTTTGCTCCTCCTGCTAGCCCCCTCAAACACCAATGCAGCTTCTTCCACCATGTTCTGACCCAAATAAGCACTAACGCAGACACCAGCTAACCTCACATCATAGCTAACACAACTAGCTTCCCACTCCTTAAAGCATTTTGTTAAGCCCTCTATATCATTAAGCCTTCGAAGGGTACTAAGCATTACCATATAGCTAAAATTTGTCACAGGGGAGACAGACTTAAGGGAATTCCACACTCTATGAACTTCTCCCAGATTACCTGTCCCAGCATAGAGGCCAAGCAAGCAATGGTAAGCATCACGCTGCCTTGGCTTCACTCGTTTC from the Vigna angularis cultivar LongXiaoDou No.4 chromosome 3, ASM1680809v1, whole genome shotgun sequence genome contains:
- the LOC108326522 gene encoding pentatricopeptide repeat-containing protein At1g02370, mitochondrial isoform X2 produces the protein MCRGAPKVSQISARTRVQLDLVSKTKGVVAAEEFFSGLPTPAKNKYTYGALLNCYCKELMKDKALSHFDKMDELGYVSSLAFNNMMSLYMRSGEPQKVPHLVELMKRRSIPLSSFTYHVWMNACASLGDLDGVERVYEEMKTEDKIGWQTYSNLAAIYVKVKDFEKAEMMLKELEKRVKPRQRDAYHCLLGLYAGTGNLGEVHRVWNSLKSVSPVTNFSYMVMLSTLRRLNDIEGLTKCFKEWEASCVSYDVRLAGVCVSAYLGQNMVEEAALVFEGASRRSKSPLFRIEEMFMLYFLEKRQLDAALRHLEAALSEVKGDEWHLSPEVVGAFLKYYEEETDMDGVDELCKILKAKNFDDSWIKTCINEAKASPETDPRLKEDDPQNYPAQEN